gttagataattatttttattttaattctcTACAGTTACATTTTCATCGAATCTAATAATGCTTGAACAAAATTaatcatatttcatattaaatttttagttagTGGAAAAACTATTCAGCTAATACCATCATGTAATAATGCTATGAAGCCGAGTTTTGTCTTCAGCCCATAATACTTtagttaaaatgaaattaagagATTATTTCGATAGAATAATGTGATAGATGACTCAAAAATGCCCCTTTTGGTTATTAAACATAAGCAGAGCTGTAGGAGATCTGAATAtctgaatatattttaaattggaaaggaactattatatttttattctctACATTCCTCCtttattatattctttaataatgtttgaacaaaattaattatatttggaTCTTTATTTTTCAGGAAAAGTATCAGCTAATACcatcatgaattaattaataCTATGAAAACGAGTTTTGTCTTCATctcatataaaaattaaattaagagaTTATTTCAATAGAATAATGTGATAGATGACTTACAAACTGAACACCGGTGTCGTTGAGAATTCCGATGCCGGCAGAGGCAAAATTAGCTCCGATCAATAATTTCTCTCCGGTGAGCTCGGGGCTAAGGATTGGTAATGTTGGCTCAGATCCGATTTGTTCACCTAAACCCCAGGAAAAAATCACTCTTAATAGCTCTAAAATactgaaataaaaatgaaaatgaagtaaataaaaatgGCTTCTCCATACTGATGATGTCAGGGAGATTTAATCCGTTGGAGAAACGACCCGTAGGACGACCGGTCGGATAATCGATTCCATAAGGCGGAGAATCAGCACGAGCGGTGGTGACTAAGTAATTGTTATTACCACTGTCTACGAGTGAGTCGCCAAAGACGAAGAACGCTCGTGCCGCATTTGTTTGTTGCGGCATAAGAAATAACGTTACGCATAACGATGTTAGGAGAAGTGTGGACATGATGTAAACGCGAACGCCTTCGTTGATACTTCGTAATATATGAAAAGTTTAAAAGATGATTAGTCTCTTCGTTTGTTATATACAACGGAAAATCGTTTTAATGGTTAACTTTTTTTGGTGTAtgtaataaatgttattttgttGTCGGTTGATCTACTTAGGAGAAAACAAAGCTGTTCTAATTAAAGAGATACCATATGGAatgcaaaattaaatcaatAGGTAAGAACTGCAGTACTGATGTATGGTTGTTGGATTTAAGTTCGAATCCAGTACTTTCGTTGGGAGAGAGATGAATCATGTTATGTTGAACAAATAACGCATGCTATGAGAGGATGATCAGTGGAAAAAAAGTTAAGGGAGGATGATCTTGGAttataatgaaattatttatggTAACGTTTTAGCTTGAAAGTGAACCAAACAAAACGTATATGGATCTGCCACAACATAAACTACATCTTATAAGGTAGTGTTAATGGTTATAGCCAACAAGTTTATATGAATGTGAAAGTCACAAATCTTTAGCTATAAGATGGACCAATCAAACACTTATTTTAGACCTAACCAGAACTGAAGTCCGATAGCTAGgtccaaaataataaatgattagCTGTCATCAAAAGTATCTGACCACAAATTTAGATATTGGATATATAACATaatgaataaaacataaaagtcTTAAGCTAATGTATAAATAATGCTGGCATTATTGTTATCCATATATACTTCTTTTTAATCCACACATACAtacctaaaataatatattaccacGTTGTATAGTAACGCCTAAACGATTACactatatctttctttttttgattaaatttcaaatttattgatcaatcAAAAAGAgccatttacaaaaaaaaatgagtttttataaAGAATGAGCTTCTAAGACCTATTGAAAAATTGTAGACTGTAAAAGATCTTCTTTCCTTAACTGAATACTTCAAACCATCTTCTTAGCAGTCCATTGAGCTTGTGATCAAATATATACCCAAGAGATGTTATCTTGTTCTTGACAACCTTGTTAATAGTACTAATCATCTACTCTGTCCCCTGAATGCCTTGTTGGTGTCTGCGTCCATTGCGCTCTCGCCAAACATGATACACAACTACCTGGAACACCAAACGTATGAGCACTCGATCCTCCAAACTATAAGTTCCATCCTGAATTACACTATATCTTTACAGAATAGGTAGTACCAATTTCTTTAGTTGTATTATATCTtacattttattacttttagcTATGTATAGTCCACAATTTTTCAAAATGAGGCATGATCCACTGATAGTTACTTAATACGTGCATGTAgctataattttaatttgttcaAAATATCTTCACTATAACTTGAACTATGTAAAAGTTTCATTGGTCCAGTAGTTTGACCAATGATTTATTAATACTTTTACAGCAGGAAATATGGATTTCGATCCtcacaaaaaacaaaattaattatgtgaattaattaattaatggagaAATATAATTATCGGCGGTAGAATTGTAtctaatatttcttttatagtAGATTCAAATTTTCCTTCATGTTAGATAGATATGATCAGGATACATGTATAATTAATAATCGTAGGACATTTGGTTTGGAGTTCCGACGTTCCCAACTTCTTGATTAATCGAAACGATATAGAAAACAACAACAGCACATGACGAgatgacatatatatatctgAATGTGGTTTatcacaagaaaaaaataaccgAAGAGAGCTAAGCGGCCCAGTTAAATGCCAGTTTGCAAACATAACATTTTGTATAATCAAAATCagttgagagagagaagaggaaagACCAAAAGGTCGTATGTTGGTTATAAGTAGTTGGCTATCTTTTTCAGTCATCTACATTCACATGCACACTTAACTCCTGTCACCATCATAACCATTAACATTATCATCGCAATACAATCATCATATATAAGCTGTACCATTTGCTTTGCATCACTTGAATCTAAACAGTCCCCACTTGAACTACGGAAGAGGCAAGAGGAAAGTCTCTCCATGGTGAGCTTAATGACCGTAGCCCAATTACTAATAGGCCAAGTTACTATAATAGCCCATTGAGTTTGCTCGGCCTCATTACCTTGATCAATTTCAGCTTCAAACCTCACGTCACGTCTGACATTAGTCGGATTCCTCCCGGTAATCTCGAACCTTTCTCACCCGggattaaatgtttttttttgacaatttaTATTCGGATGATTGCTTTATGTTTCGATAAACAATAATTGATATTTTAGTTATGAAAGAATATTTGCTTAATACGTGTGTTAAAGTCTTGAATATTTCCATAAGTAgtattaaacaataataaataatgagaattgattaaattatacGAAGGGgacattatataatttaataatttattttaaacaaacaaataatacgACCATTATAATTAGCAAAGCTTCGGATCCTATCCGACAAAACAgcattatactttttttttcttccgcCAGCAAATCATAACACAAAGATGTTTTGTCATTGAGATCGCTCATCAGAATTTTCCTTGTGCTTTTTCATCGAGTTAAAGATGCGACACAACTGCTGCCATCTCTCCTTCGCTTCGGTCCTCAAGATCCTCAATTTCCTCCAAGCCTTCATCGGCATCTCCATCATCATCTACTCCATATGGATGCTCGATCAATACAATCGCCACGTCCCCGTCGACCCTCCTCCTTCTCAGCCTCCCACGGCTTCTTCTCCCGACTCTCCTTATCTCTTCTCTACCTCACGAAACCAGATCAACAGCGTCTCTGACTCGTTTCAGAAACCCATCGGTCTCGTTCTCGGAGATTCGGGTCTCAACCTCCGCTCACTAGATCTTCCTGCTCCATGGTActctctttttcaaaaaaaagtttccatttttagGGTCTTCGATTCGAATTTTCCTTATCCGTTGTcaaaagtttccatttttatgGTTTCCATTAGtcaattttgattttgataGAAGACaaatgataaaggtcaaagctTTAAATGCATGATGATGATGGATTGTGTTCTTACATTGAGTTTAAGCTAAGACACAGTTTAATGTTTGAAGGAATGTTCCAATTGGttgagtttttaaattcaatGCAGGTTCATATACTGTTTCATGGCGATTGGGATCTTGGTCTGCATTGTCACAATCATCGGTTTCATTGCAGCTGAAGCTATCAATGGCTGCTGCTTGTGTTTCGTATCCTtgtctattaatatataatcaCTTGCTTCTTGTTCACTAATGTGAAGATTATTAGAAAGTTTAGTCCTTGATAGGTGTATTAGTATTCAATCCTCAAAACTCTTGTCATCATACTTGAAGCAGCTCTCGTTGGATTCATAGCTATTGATCGTCACTGGGAGAAGGTGAGTTTCACTTCTTCACATTTGAAAAATTGTTTCTTGCGTTGTGATGTAGTAAAACGGTTGTAGACTCGTGTCTCTTTTAGGATCTTCCGTATGATCCAACTGGAGAACTCACTAGCCTTCGAGCTTTCATTGAGGCAAACATCGATATTTGCAAATGGGTTGGGGTTGGTGTTGTAGCTGTCCAGGTAACTAACTCTAGCTCAGTTCTTGCCTTTTCCACATTTGAGTTACTTCATGGTTCTCTCCTTTTGTTTTTGGTGTTTCAGTTACTGTCGTTGCTACTGGCTATGGTTCTGAGAGCTATGGTTTCTCCTAGACAATCAGACCTTGACGATGAAGATGATTACGAGAATCCGATTAATAGAGCACGTGAGAACCTTCTTGCTCCACAGGCTAACCAGACATCTTCTGGATCAAGCAATATTGACAATTGGAGGTCTCGCATCAGAgagaaggtaaaaaaaaatacttaatcaCCTGAACATGTATTTAAGATCTAAGCTTGTGATTGATCGTCTTTCATTATTCTGCAGTACGGATTGAACAACGGTCAGAACCAGAGTCCATCAGTTTAACTCAAAAGACTTGAGTTCGTGTGTCTGGAATCACTACTTCCGTTTTGTTTCCTCTCTTGCTACCGTTGTAACTTTTGAGTGTGCATAAGCAGCATTACACAACTGTCATTGTTTGATGTTTAGATTGGAACATTGGTTTCTCTTTGGTGTGTTTGCACAAAAGCGTAACGAGATTTGTGTTTAAAAATGGGAACAAAAGTGATTATTGCTCTGCCTTAACAATGGTTACATAGCATCTTGTTTTCACTTTCAGtcgttaccaaaaaaaaattgagacaAATCTTCCCATAAGACAAAACTACACTTATCttacattttttattcaatGTAGTAGTTACTTGTTCTCCTCTCCTCTCATTCTGTAAGATCGAGAACGGCTTCCTCTATAAGCTCTCGCAACAATGCACTTTCAATACCAATCCCAAGGTCGTCTACTTCACCTTGAAAGCTATTCATCCATCTCCTCCCAACAATCTCCTCCTTCACTAGACTCTCTGCAGCCACGCTGTTCGCGTCCATGTCCTCTACATACTCATCTGAAAGCCAGACCTTGACCTGAGACCAGACATGCTCCACCAAGTCTAAAGGCGGAGAATAATCATTGCCCATGCGCGTAGTCGTTGTTTCTGAAATGATGGAGTTAATGCAGTCGAAAATGAGCTTACGAGTTGACCTGTGTTGTCTGCGTTTTCCTTCGTTAACGAACTCcttgatgttgttgttgttatctaGGTTGGTGTATTTCTCTCTGAGTGAAGGGTCTAATGGACTGTTTGGCATAACCGTGTCATGAGAGACGGTGCAACCCTTGCTGAAACCAGCAGCTGTCAATATTGTTTCTATGAATAAGAACCAGTCTTCATCCTCTTGGACTCCTCCCATTGCGGGTTTAGAGTCATCATCCCATGAGAGGATCCGAGCAATTGACCCGATTGGTGGTGACTTGTCAATTAGATTAGATTTAAGAGACAACTCCTCTCCTGTTGAGAAAGCAACATTTGGATAAGCATAAGAGGAGACAAACTCTCTAAAAATAAGCTAAGCTACCAGAGAACTTACCTAGCTTGCTTGACGTGGAACATTCTGGATCCTCTTCAAATGGAGGAAACAAAACCGAAACTGGACTTAGCTCGTCCTGTTTCTCACTTGTACTCCCAGCTTCTAGGGGCCTTGGTGTAGCCAGTTCCTCCTGCAAACAAATCAAAAATGGATGCTGATTTAACCATGAATGTTCAGAATCACCAATGGCTCTTCGAGGTTAAAAGAATTGATGGAATACCTCTCCTGGGATTATACTTTGCTGTTGTAATGCATCAGGAGGGAAACAATCTTCGCTGGGAAGAGTCACTGAAGAAGGCGTTGCATCTCTCTTCTCCTTGCTTGCTTTCTTATTCTTGAACGAGAACAAATTAGAAACTTTCCATGACGATTTCAAGCTTCCCGTATCAGTGAGCTCTTGAGGAAGCTGTGCTTTGGAAGCGTCAGAGACTGATTTTGACCTTGCAAGGATATTCAGAGAATCACCATCCATTTCCACTTGATTCAGATGAGTGGTTATACACGATGTTGACACCCTTGTCTCAGGTACTATCTCATCACTATCTTCGTAGGATCCAGTAGTCACTTTGGTCTCTGAGAGTGCAAGCATTTCCCCTAAGGTGCTGGAGCTTCTCGGCACGTGTTTATGCGGCTGAGTGCTGCCTCTGGTTACTGACATCAACGCCCATCTCTCAGAAAGTCGCTTCTTAGCCTCTCTGCAGACAGATGACTCCGGAGAGAACGAGGCTCGGCTGAAAGAGGAAGGAGAGAAAGGACTTTCAAACCTGTTAGCACAGTCCCATGGTGACATGATCTCAGAATCACTAAGGTTACCCACCGGATCTTCGTTATCAGATTTGTTAAAGGAGCTGTCATCACCAATATAACCATTGGACAAGACAGATGAGCACTGAGTCTCATTCCTACGGTGACACATCAGATTCTCACGCACTTGTTGCATTATCTCCTTTGCCACTTCTTTAGACTGATTAACATCATCAAAATAACCTTCACTGGATACACCTCTCGGAGTGGATGGGGATGATGAAACACCTTTCGTATCTAGAGTCTTCCCTAGACTAGGCTTCAAGACAACAATACGTGTTGGTTGTTGTACACTTCTTTCCTCGGTTCCTCGGTTTCCCCATCCACTTGATGAAGAAGCCACTTTCTTAACCTGCTTGTTCTTCCTTCCTTGAACCACAAATCTCTCAGTCTCAACAGCCTTTGAAGGTCTCAACACTGTGATCCTTTTCGCCTCTGACTGATGAGTAGGAACACtttgctgagagaaagaattTGATTCCTGGAGTAACTTAACAAACAAATCCTTGTGGGAGCTCAAAACTTCAAGTGCCTCTTGGAACTCTTTGGATTGGTGAAGACTATCATCAGTAACAAGACGTTTCGCTTCTGCAAACTTCTGACGAACGAGTTTCTCGGTCGCGCTTTCATCATATCTTCCTTTTCTAGGCGAGCTATCCCTTGAAGAGCTCACCTTCTGAGGCGACTGCCACGTTTCATACACATCTTTATATTCTCTGCTGAGCTCCTGATACTTTTGAACCTCATCATCCATAGAAGAGTGTGAATAGCCTCTGGATTTGCTTCGCTGTGTAGCGGTCTGGGGAAGTGTCTCCAAGCCCATCAACTTCGCAACCACATTTGTAGGGCTCTGTTTAGGTTCGACCTCTCTTGACATTTCTCGAGCAATGAGCTTCTTCATCGGTGTACCACTTGCTTTGCTAGAAGCAGTTCTCCTTAAATCAGACATAATCTGTGCAAACAAGAAACATCAAGTGGTGCCAATAAGGATAATGACAATGTTTCAACCAAATATTACCAAGTCAGGTTCTGAGTGGCCTTTATAGGAGGGGCTTGGCATTCGAGAGACATCAGATCGGCTCCTTGACAGAGAGGATCCTGCCAACAAACTACCTCGTGTCAATAACACACAAGTGAATACAAAACTCAAACAGAGATATAGTTACGTCCTTTGAGTTGAATATAACTTTTGACTAGTGAAGAAACTAGTCGCAGAGGGAGTTCAGTCATTACCATCACGATGAGGTTTATCTGTAAGCATCTTGTTCCCATTAACAGCTGTACCTAGATCAAATAGGTTAACCATCCTCCCTAAGCACCCAGGAACCGGACTTTCAATCTTCTGAACCTTTCTGCCTCGGAGCTCATTCATTTTTGGTCCCTGCAGTTTCACAGCTTATATAAGGTTGCTATTGGTGCTtggaagcaaaagaaaatgaCATGAAAGGCAATAATGGTTTCAAAATGAAAATAGATTTTGCTGGAATCTAAAGAGAGGAGGAGAGTTTAGAAGAAGAGAGGACTTTCTTCTAGcagcaaaaaaagaagaagaataaggcCAAAGCATAACAAAACAAGAGTTTGGGTAAGAAGGAAGAATAAGATTCTGTAATCAAAGGGTGACACTTCATAGAGTCTATacaaaaaggaaagaagaacCAATTTACCATTTTCACAAGACCTATCACAATCAAAAGACAGTCACTTTTGTACTCACCCTTTGTTATCAATTTTCAGAAGGAAACTGAGTCAGTCCTCAGGCACACTGGATCTGAAATAAACCAGATTCCAGCAAATCAGTGGTAGATCATAGAACTCTCTAGTATAATTTCTATGAACtctcatatcatatatatatatatatagacactAAAAATGTGACCCACCCAGAAAGAAGTCACAGGCATTAATAAATGCGACAACTTTTATAACCAAtcagaaaaaaatggaaaaaaaaaactgtaatttTCTATGCAGGAAAgataagagagagaggaagaagaagaataagctAATCGGTGCAGTGAGAAGAGTAAAAAGGTAAAGATCAGAAGAATCTATTTCTAGTAAGAAGAGATCAAAGGCAAACAAGAAAAAGGCGAAAGCTTTAGAGAAGTGAGATCAGAAGACTCAGATACTTTTTTCAGCTTTTTTAAGTCATAGGGGAAGGAAGAGAAAGACCTGTACAACTGTTAGGAGGTAGCTGGAGTACGTCAGAAACTCAGCCGGAGAAGATGCCGCCGGAGATTATGAAGATGTTCCCAAATCTgcttctccctctctctctctctagcaggGTATCTTCCACGCGCTCACGGAGTGGGATAAAGGgagtttaataaaaaagagTTTCTTTACGGAATATCAGTACAGACAAAACatatgaagagagagagagaaagagaagaagaagctagGAAGAAAGAAAATGCTGCTCTGTACTCTCCTTCctctttttcttgtcttctctctctttgctttactaatttatttatttttcctcattttgtattttggttttattatattGAACTGAGATTAACTGATTATAAAATGCTTAGCACATCGTAATaattcatttagtttttgtaaatgtaATTCTGAAGCTCGGTTAGTTATTAATTACTcgtttatgaaaataaatagacGGTGCTTGTATAATTCATTTTAGCAAAGGGGGTCAACGTAAGCAGGCAAAATAGTCAACAACTGTACTTTAAGATGTTCAGACTTCGGTGTGAACCCTATTAGTCAACAACAACAATTCATAACCATCAAAACTATTCACAAGTTTGGTGAAGCAAAAAAATGATATGTTTATACTAAACTTAACTAATAAAAGCAAATCAAATTATGATAATACTTTTATTTTGTTGCATGGATAGTTCGTCTCCCAACTTCACATTCACAATGAAtgcttttgataaaaatttggTATGGCCCAACAACCATATACTTTGCTTGTACTACTTTCACCATCACTATTGATTAACATATTGTGTAACGATTCTTCTTCGTATATGTAAACATGCATGCtcgtatttataaaataattatcccTTTTAGTTTTATTACTGACACTTGATAGGCTCGAATTAATAATTTGTCCCAGAATAAAtgcatatattaattatttatttattgctcCTCAATTCAGTGGATGCAATCTTTCATGAGGATTTTTCATATATGAATTTTGATTCAAAATGAACCAACCCCTTTGTTGTATACTATATAAACCAATATGTTCAATCTATAACCTAATTTAATTTTTGCTCATAAAGAACAAATCGAGCAAACACACAGGTTTTAAACATATAAACTTTTAATAtcatattctaaatatatatatatatattatataaatctatatacTTTACTCAGTTGTTTTACatcaaatgtatatattttactaaaatatcGAATATGGGTCGCATGCAAAATGAAAGCAGTGCTAAACCAATGATCATAGTCGACATATTTATAATGTTAAGTAtgaaaaaactgttattttcctttttgtttgtCCATATTTCTATAAgcattttaattttacaattgCAATTTAATTAATACAACAATAGAATTATACAAGCACTAACTTTGATAAGTGACGGGAATAAACTTTATTGGTTAACAGAACCGTATATATGCACATAACTTGTCCTTTTCATGTATGGGCAACAGAATGATGATCCATTTCTCTGCTGTCAAGTTATTGTTGGGGATAACTATCGGTATCGATCATACAATTTATTGTCTCCTATACTGTATTTTTCGCTATTTAATCCTAACAAGTCTGTATGATTAGGGTTAAAACCTATACTATATGTTTCCTTTAATCCTATACTACATGTTTCCCATACAGCTTGTTGCTATTTCTAATATGTAGAACATGCATGCTCAAGCCATGTAAATTATGGAGTTGCAAAGGAGACGATGCGCCAAAATTAACAACAATCGTAATATGTATTCTTCTAGTATAACAAAAAGATAACGACTAGGCTAGTTTGATTGGTTCTGCATGTTTTATATGCTAAAATAAATTCGGGaccaaataaaagaaaatctgAAATGGACCAGCcaatatatatgtatctttAATATagcaattaataaaaataatagtgtATCAGAAAGAGCAATAAAACCGTAGACCATATGGGCTTGTGGCTTTAACATTTACATTACATATTTTTACTAGTTTTTGCTAGCTTGTATCTCACATTTACGGTCAATATGTTTGGAACTccacaaaaaaatcaatactattaaattaggaacatgTCCAGTTGATAATAGTTGAGtccaatttaaaatataactgtaTCTAAAACTTAACTGCATAATGTTATATAACTGCATGTAAATGAATATGTTTTAATGTCCTATTTTAAAGGGATAACCACTTTAAGTCCTATTTTAAAGGGATAACCACTTTAagtcatatttcatattttaaatgaCAACGTATATggcaacaaaaaaatttaaaactatatttttgtatttttttcattatttggtgttttaaaaaaaataaaccctTATATATAGCAATACATGTGTAATACCAAAAAAAACCCCTTAGACAATTGGTCATGtaccataaaaatataaacgtTTATAAAGGTTAAAATTAATGCTCGacattaaaaatacaattttgtagccatatatttttgttatgttttttgttattgggtgttcaaataaaaattatttttagaattttaaccttttatttgattaatataacacgttattttatataattatgtatacagTTACATTATTGACATCTCTTTctataatgatatgataattATTCCTCATAATTATAATaaactttgatatatttttttcagaaattattATCACACTACAAAAACATAACTTACATCTCAGCCCAAGAAattatgatt
The Brassica napus cultivar Da-Ae chromosome A1, Da-Ae, whole genome shotgun sequence DNA segment above includes these coding regions:
- the LOC106399387 gene encoding uncharacterized protein LOC106399387 isoform X2; the encoded protein is MPSPSYKGHSEPDLIMSDLRRTASSKASGTPMKKLIAREMSREVEPKQSPTNVVAKLMGLETLPQTATQRSKSRGYSHSSMDDEVQKYQELSREYKDVYETWQSPQKVSSSRDSSPRKGRYDESATEKLVRQKFAEAKRLVTDDSLHQSKEFQEALEVLSSHKDLFVKLLQESNSFSQQSVPTHQSEAKRITVLRPSKAVETERFVVQGRKNKQVKKVASSSSGWGNRGTEERSVQQPTRIVVLKPSLGKTLDTKGVSSSPSTPRGVSSEGYFDDVNQSKEVAKEIMQQVRENLMCHRRNETQCSSVLSNGYIGDDSSFNKSDNEDPVGNLSDSEIMSPWDCANRFESPFSPSSFSRASFSPESSVCREAKKRLSERWALMSVTRGSTQPHKHVPRSSSTLGEMLALSETKVTTGSYEDSDEIVPETRVSTSCITTHLNQVEMDGDSLNILARSKSVSDASKAQLPQELTDTGSLKSSWKVSNLFSFKNKKASKEKRDATPSSVTLPSEDCFPPDALQQQSIIPGEEELATPRPLEAGSTSEKQDELSPVSVLFPPFEEDPECSTSSKLGEELSLKSNLIDKSPPIGSIARILSWDDDSKPAMGGVQEDEDWFLFIETILTAAGFSKGCTVSHDTVMPNSPLDPSLREKYTNLDNNNNIKEFVNEGKRRQHRSTRKLIFDCINSIISETTTTRMGNDYSPPLDLVEHVWSQVKVWLSDEYVEDMDANSVAAESLVKEEIVGRRWMNSFQGEVDDLGIGIESALLRELIEEAVLDLTE
- the LOC106399387 gene encoding uncharacterized protein LOC106399387 isoform X1 codes for the protein MNELRGRKVQKIESPVPGCLGRMVNLFDLGTAVNGNKMLTDKPHRDGSSLSRSRSDVSRMPSPSYKGHSEPDLIMSDLRRTASSKASGTPMKKLIAREMSREVEPKQSPTNVVAKLMGLETLPQTATQRSKSRGYSHSSMDDEVQKYQELSREYKDVYETWQSPQKVSSSRDSSPRKGRYDESATEKLVRQKFAEAKRLVTDDSLHQSKEFQEALEVLSSHKDLFVKLLQESNSFSQQSVPTHQSEAKRITVLRPSKAVETERFVVQGRKNKQVKKVASSSSGWGNRGTEERSVQQPTRIVVLKPSLGKTLDTKGVSSSPSTPRGVSSEGYFDDVNQSKEVAKEIMQQVRENLMCHRRNETQCSSVLSNGYIGDDSSFNKSDNEDPVGNLSDSEIMSPWDCANRFESPFSPSSFSRASFSPESSVCREAKKRLSERWALMSVTRGSTQPHKHVPRSSSTLGEMLALSETKVTTGSYEDSDEIVPETRVSTSCITTHLNQVEMDGDSLNILARSKSVSDASKAQLPQELTDTGSLKSSWKVSNLFSFKNKKASKEKRDATPSSVTLPSEDCFPPDALQQQSIIPGEEELATPRPLEAGSTSEKQDELSPVSVLFPPFEEDPECSTSSKLGEELSLKSNLIDKSPPIGSIARILSWDDDSKPAMGGVQEDEDWFLFIETILTAAGFSKGCTVSHDTVMPNSPLDPSLREKYTNLDNNNNIKEFVNEGKRRQHRSTRKLIFDCINSIISETTTTRMGNDYSPPLDLVEHVWSQVKVWLSDEYVEDMDANSVAAESLVKEEIVGRRWMNSFQGEVDDLGIGIESALLRELIEEAVLDLTE
- the LOC106399296 gene encoding tetraspanin-20; the protein is MRHNCCHLSFASVLKILNFLQAFIGISIIIYSIWMLDQYNRHVPVDPPPSQPPTASSPDSPYLFSTSRNQINSVSDSFQKPIGLVLGDSGLNLRSLDLPAPWFIYCFMAIGILVCIVTIIGFIAAEAINGCCLCFYSILKTLVIILEAALVGFIAIDRHWEKDLPYDPTGELTSLRAFIEANIDICKWVGVGVVAVQLLSLLLAMVLRAMVSPRQSDLDDEDDYENPINRARENLLAPQANQTSSGSSNIDNWRSRIREKYGLNNGQNQSPSV